GCCAACCGTTGCGGATTCCCCGAAGCATGGCTGTGGCGATCATCGCGGTTCCTGAATACTCGGGATATGCGCCCGGATAGTCGACGACCTCGCGCCACATTCCGTTTTCATCCTGAAACCGCGAGAGCGCTTTCATGTGGTCCTGAAAGGTTTTTACCATCCAACTATAGTCAGGATGGTCCTTTGGAAAATCCGAAAGCGTCAAGGCGAGGCCGAGCGCCGGGAATCCGTTCCCACGTCCCCAGGCCGCGTCCGTCGAAGCTTGATGCCGGTAGAGACCGTCGGGTCTGAGGACGATCTTTTGCATGTAACGCAAATGACGCGCCGCCATATCGAAGTACTTGCGCTCACCGGTGAGTGCGCCGGCCTTCGCTAGGATCGGGATATCCATGAAAACGGAATCGCTCCAACCCCCGTTTAGCGGCATGAATTCCTTTAAGCCGCCTGTTTCGGTGAATCCGCTGTTCGCTGCGCGCGTCACCAGTTTTGCGGCTCGCTCGTCGCGCGTCCGTTTGGCAAGTTCGAAGAAGAACATATGTGCGGCAAGCGAACTTTGAGATGGCGCGGCGAAGCTGTCTTTCGAACCACTCAGGTACGGTTCGGCAAGGGCGGCAACGTCTGCCGTTTGTCCGAGACGCAGCCGGCCGATCAGAGCCATCGCCTGAATGTACGTCGGCTGATTGAAGTCGCGGCCATAGACCTTTGCGAGTTCCGCGGCGAAAACCTGAGGTGAACGGCTGCGCCGGCGGTCGATCTCCAGATGCGCTTCCGATGGTGCAAGTTTATCTGGAATAGTCTTCAACAAACCTGCGCGAGGCATCACCAGTTGAGCGGGAATGCGTCCGACAAAGGCCACCGCATTCTGCGAAAGCGCATCTGCAAGTCCGGAATCCGATGATCCCTCAATAATCACAAGATCCGGAGCATGAATTCCAATCCAACGCCAGATCACATGTGAATCCGCGTTTTCCTTATACGCATTTCCCGTTGGCGGAAACTGAAGCGGGCGTCCTTCGGGATTCGCCAGAGGCAGGGCAATGAGCCGAAAGGGCCGGCGCGCCTGGGGAATGGCGTCGAATGCCTCCGCTTCCCGGGTCACGATATCCACCCCGGTTTCTTTGCCTTGAAGACCACTCAACAACAATACGGTTGGCGCAGAAGGCGACGGCCCGGATATCACGATGGCCTCGATGCGCTCGTCATTCGACGTCAGTCCGATAGTCCAGCGGTCCGCCCCGAACGCTGCAGATGCGGTGAACAACGCGAAAGCAGCCGTGAGTATTCGCACGTTCCAAGTCCAGTTCATAGTCGGCTCTCCTGTCGAGCGACATTATATCTTCTGTAGGGGAGGTCTCTTTTATGCAACCAGGTCGTAAGTTTTAGTTGTTTGACAAGGTTTTTAGCCGCAGATGACGCGGATGACGCAGATGGGGCGCAAAAACGAACTTTGGAGGCGCCCCATCTGCGTCATCCGCGTCATCTGCGGCTAAAACTCTTCAGTTGAATCTCATCCGTTTGCGATGAAGGAACGGCCTGGCGTTGGCGCCGGAATACGTCGCAACGATGTGGCCGTCACCGATGAGTTGATACTTGTAAATCAGCAGGCCCTCGACACCGACCGGTCCACGGGCGTGGGTTTTATTGGTGCTGACGCCAACCTCGGCTCCAAAGCCATAGCGAAAGCCATCGGCAAAACGCGTGGAAGCGTTCCAGTAGACGCCGGCCGAATCCACTTCATTGAGAAAACGCCGGGCGTTTTCCGCATTCTCGGTGACGATCGTTTCCGTATGGGCAGAGCCGTATTTGTGGATATGGTTGATGGCATCGTCAAGGCTGTCCACGACCTTGACGTTCATGATGAGATCGAGATATTCGGATCCGTATCCGGAATCCCGCAATTCCACGCCCGCGCTTCGCAGCGCCTGCAAAACCTTCTCGCGTCCGGCGAATTGCGAGTGAACAATCAGTGTCTCCGCGGCATTGCAAACCGCTGGATATTGAGCTTTGGAGTCCACGGCAATGCGAATTGCTTTCTCCGGATCCGCAAACTCATCGATATAGACATGGCAAATGCCATCGGCGTGACCGAGGACCGGAATCTTCGTGCTCTGCTGGATGCTTCGCACCATCTCGTTGGAGCCGCGGGGAATCACGAGATTGATCAGATCGTCCATCTTCAGCAGTTCAGCGACCTCGTCGCGCGTCGCGAGTAACTGGACGGCGTCTTCCACACCGTGCTTCGCGAGGACTCCCCGGATTGTTGCGCCGATGGCCGCATTCGTGTGGACCGCTTCCCGGCCGCCTTTCAGGAGAACGGCGTTGCCGGAACGAATGGCCAGAGAGGCAATTTGCGGCCCGGCATCGGGACGCGACTCATAGATCATCGCCAGGACACCGATTGGCGCCTGAACCTTCTTGAGGATCAGGCCTTCGTCGAGTTCGGTCTCTTCGATGACACGGCCAACAGGATCGTCCATGCCGGCGATCTGTTCGATTCCCTGGATAACGCCGCGAAGCTTCGCTTCGTCAAAAACCAGCCGCTTGTAGAGCGGTTCCGCGATGTTCTTTGCCTTCGCCGCATCGAGGTCCTTTTTGTTCGCGTCAAAGATCCCGGCCGATTCGGCGCGCAAAGCCGCTGCGATTTCACGAAGAATCGTTGTCCGGTCCACGCCGGTGGATAGCTTGAGAAACGCCTTGCGGGCCTTCTCGGCCAGTTGTCGTATTTCGTTCATCGTTGATCCGTCAAAAAGGCCATGTTATTACGCGTGATGAATGCATCGTAATTCTTTGAAGTTGCAAGGCGAGCGATGTCGTCCGAGTGTTTTCCGATCAGCTTCGATGCATCCGCGCTCGAGTAGTTCACAATGCCGCGCGCGATCTCCTGGCCGCCGGGCCCGATGATCGCGACGACGTCTCCGTGTTCGAATTCCTTTTCGATGCGTGTGACGCCCGCATACAGCAGGCTTGCGTTCTTCCGCGTGATCGCGTCCATCGCCCCCTCGTTGATATGGATGCGCCCTGAGACTGACGATGCGAATGCAATCCAGCGGCGCTTTTCGGAGAGCGACGCCGCTTTGCCCACAAACAGAGTGCCTTCGCCCTCGCCGTTCAATACCCGGCCGAGTATCCCTGTTTTCAAGCCATTCGCGATGATCGCCATTCCCCCTGAGTTGATCGCGATGCGCGCGGCCTCAAGTTTCGTCGCCATGCCGCCGCGGCCCCGGGTGGACTTGCGGCCTGCAAGGGCCTCGATATCCGGCGTGATCTCCTGAACTTCAGGAATGAACTCCGCCTGCGGATTCTCGCGTGGATTGTCGGTAAACAGGCCGTCGACATCCGAGAGCAGAATCAGGACAGTTGCTTCGAGCTTGCTCATCACAAGTGCGCTGAGTTTGTCGTTATCACCGAAACTGCGGCTGCGATCCGTCAGTTCGAGTTCCGTCGTGGAGACGGTGTCGTTCTCGTTGATGATCGGAATGACGCCCATGTCCAGCAGCGTGGTCAACGTGTGTCTCAGATTGAGATAGCGCTGGCGGCTCGAGAAGTCCTCCTCCGTCAGGAGAACTTGTGCCGCCGTCAGTTCGTACTTCTCGAAGCCCTGCTCATAAAGATTCATCAGCCGGCTCTGACCGATCGCGGCGAGTGCCTGTTTCTGCGCCAGAGAGGCATTGGCCGATTTGATTTTGAGCGCGTCCGCGCCAAGCGCAACGGCGCCTGACGAAACGACAATAATCTGCCGGCCTGCCACGCGAGCCGCGGCAATGTCTTCGATAAACGAGAAGATGCGTCCCAGCGCAATCGCGCCGCTTTCATTGAAAAACAAGTTCGAGCCAAGCTTCACCACAATGCGCCTGGCATCGGCCACACGAGTGCGCATAAACAGCTTATTTTAGTTCATGAGGGCGCGAATCCGCTTGAGCTCCTTGACGCGATTCTCGATTTCTTCGCGGTCCTGGGCCTGGGGAGAGTGCTGGAGGTAGTGCTCCAGATCGCGTCCCGCTCCTTCAAACTGTCGAAGCTGCAGGCGGAGAAGGCCGCGGTCCCGGAATTGAACGAGGTCTTCGGAGTCGACCATGAGCATCATGTCGACCATGGAAAGGCATTTGTCGATGGCGTGCCCCTTCAGGTAAATGTCCTTCAGGTTATTGAGCATCCGCCACAGAATCTGCCGGGAGGTCACCCGCGCGAGCAGGCGGTCGCTGAACTCCAGCGCATCGCCGAATTGTTTGTACAGTCTTTCGCGGCAATCGTCGCGCGTGAGGATCTGGCCTTGGCTGTAGGGATCGATGAAGAATTCCTCACGAGGATCGAAATACTTCACGAGAAAATGGCCGGGCATCCCCACGCCGGCGATCGGAAAGTTCAAGCGCCGGGAAACTTCGATGTATACCGCCGACAGGGTGATCGGTATGCCGAGGCGCCGGTCGAGCACGTCGTTGAAGAAGCTGTTACGGGGATCGTAGTAATCATCGACGTTCCCATGAAATCCGAAAGAGCCAAAAAGTACAGAATTGATTTTCTCGACCGTGACAGCCGGCGCCTCGGTCGAACTGATTTTGTTCCGGGCGGTTTCCGCAATCTGGTCCAGCATATCGAGATAGGGACTCAATTCGAGCTGAGGGTATTCTTCACAGGCCACGATAAGCGCGGCCTCGGCCAGGGGGACAGCCGCATCGGGCAGCGTCACGAGCTGTTGAAAGGTCTTACGGGAACGAACGCTCACTTCGAAACTTCCTTTTCCGGCACGCGAATCATGCGATGGCCTAGCCTAACACAGGTAGAATTGACTTCATGCAGGACGTTGTCGTCATCGGCGGCGGTGTGATCGGCCTCACCATTGCCCGCGAGCTCGCCGGCCGCAAATCCGTGCTGCTCCTGGATCGCAGCGCGACGGGGCAGGGCACTTCCCGCGCCGCGGCGGGCATGCTGACGCCGCTGAGCGAAGCCGATGATCAAGGCCCCTTTTTTCAATTATCGTGCAAGAGTCACGCGCTGTACGACGGCTTCGTCCGTGATCTGGAAGACGAAACGAAGCTCGATTGCGGATACGCAAAGGATGGCCTCCTCGCTCTGGCGTCGACCGAAGAGGATGCTGCGGCCCTGCGCTGCCGCTGCGAATGGCAGAAGAAGGCGGGTTTTGAGGTCGACCTGATCGATTCGGCCGCAGTTTACAAGCTCGAGCCGCTCGTAACTGCGCCGATTGCGGCTGCGCTTTTTCTTCCCGGCGATCGATCGGTAACGCCGCGCTTGCTTGTACGTGCTTTGCGCGAATCGTGCTTGCGGCGGGGTGTTGAGATCCGGCAAGGGGTAAAGGTTGACGAGATTCGGCCGCATGCCGTCCGGGCCGGCGGCTCCACGTTCGAGGCATCGGCTGTTGTGATTGCATCCGGCGTCTGGAGTTCGGAATTGAAAGGCTTGAATCCGCCGATTCCGGTTTTCCCGCGCAAGGGACAGATTCTGTCGCTGGGAATGCCGGCAGAAGCCTTTCGCCGCATGATCCGCTGGGGAAATACATATTTTGTGCCACGGCCCACCGGGGAACTCGTCGTGGGCGCTACAAACGAAGATGCCGGTTTCGATACCTCGAACACGGCCGCGGGTCTTGGCCGCCTGTTGAATGAAGCTCAACAGATTTCGTCGCATACCGGCCAATATGCGATTCTCGAAACGTGGAGCGGCCTGCGTCCCGCAACTCCGGATAGCTTGCCGATCCTGGGGCCCAGTTCGATTCCCGGCGTGTTTTATGCGACCGGCCATTACCGCAACGGAGTCCTGCTGGCGCCGATCACCGCAGCCGTCATCAAGGATCTCATCGACAACGGCAAAACCGCTGTGCCGATTGAACCGTTTTCGCCCTGCCGGTTCGAGTATGCAGATGGGGCGCATCATCGGTAGCCTTTTGCACCCCATCTGCGGCTAAACACTGTGTTACATTCCTTTAAATGAACCAACTCGCCGTGGGGAGCAAGGCCCCCGATTTCGAATTAAAGGACGCGGATGGCCGCCCGCACAAGCTGTTCGATGCTCTGGCAAAAGGACCGGTGGCTCTGGTCATCTACAAGGCCGAATGTCCGACCTGCCAGTACACCTTCCCGCACATTCAAAAGATCTTCGAAAAAACAAAACGCAATACCGGCTTCACCTTCTGGGCGATATCGGAAGACGATGCAGCGGAGACCCGGCAATTCGTGAAGCAATACGGCCTGACCTTCGATGTGCTCATTGACGAGTATCCCTATCCGGTTTCCGCGGCGTTCGGCATGGAGTATGTGCCTGGAATTTTCCTGATCCAGCCGGATGGACAGATCTCGGTGAGCGAGTTCGGTTTTACAAAAGCGGGCCTCAACAAGATTGCCGGTACGGAATTCTTTACCGCCAATGACGGCATACCCGCTGTCCGGCCTGGCTGACGGTCCAAGAACTAGCGCCCGGTCGGGCGCGTGGTGTAGCCGCGGGCCTTAGCCCGCGTTCAACCCGTTGGAAACAAAGAGTCATTCATTTTCGACAGCCGGCTAAAGCTTCCCTTAAAACCTGCCGATGAGAGCGATGAACGTGTGTCGTTATGCTCGACAGGACCTTTTTATTTACCGACATTGAGGGCAGCACAACGCTCTGGGAGCGTTTTCCCGAACGCATGCGCAGCGCGCTGGCCCGGCACGACTCGATATTGCGAGACGTTATCGAGCGCCATGACGGAAGTGTGTTCAAAACGGTGGGAGACTCGTTTTGCGCAGTGTTTCCTTCGGCGCTGGAAGCGGTTACGGCGTCCGCCGATGCCCAGCGCGCGCTTGCTGAGGAAATATGGGAGGGAATCGATGACCCCATTCGCGTCCGTATGGCGGTCCATGCCGGACCCGCAGAATCCCGCGATGGAGACTTCTTTGGACAGACGCTGAACCGTGTCGCTCGAATGCTCGCGGCCGCACATGGCGGCCAGATCGTGCTTTCAAAAGCAGCGAAGGAATCGCTTGCCGGCCTGATGCCGCCCGGCGCATCCCTGGTCGATCTCGGAGAGCACCGCTTGCGGGATCTGATCCGGTCCGAGCGGATTTTCCAATATAACGAACCCGGGTTGGATGACGACTTTCCGCTTCTCCGGTCCCTCACTGCCTTTTCGCACAACTTGCCCGAACAGCTGACAAGTTTGATAGGGCGGGAAATGGAGCTCGCAGAAGTCAAGCATCTGCTCTCGGGCACTCGTTTACTGACTCTTACGGGCTCGGGGGGATGCGGTAAAACCCGGCTTGCACTACAGGCTGCCGCGGACGTGGTCGATCGTTTCACCAACGGCGTATGGTTCGTTGACATGGCCACGGTGGTGGATCCCAGCCTTATTGCAGCGACGGTTGCCGCGAGCCTTCGCCTGCGTGAACAGTCCGGACACACCATGCTGGAAACGCTGATCGCATTCCTGCGCGAAAAGCGTTTCCTTCTCATTCTCGACAATTGCGAACAGATTGTGAGCGCGTGCGCGGAGTTCGCGGACAGGCTTCTGCGCGTTTGTCCGGACTTGCACATTCTTGCTACCAGCCGCGAGGGTCTTGGCACTGCCGGTGAAACGACCTGGCGCGTGCCGTCGTTGGGCATTCCATCAGGTCAGGATCTGCGTTCCTTCGAAAAGATTGCGGAGAGTCCGTCCGTGCGGCTGTTTGCCGATCGAGCGGCCTGCGCGGTGCCCGATTTCAAGCTCACTTCAAAGAACGCTCCCGCGATCGTGAAGGTGTGCCAGCGGCTTGATGGAATTCCGCTGGCCATCGAACTGGCCGCTGCGCGCGTCAAAACAATCTCGCCCGAAGAGATTGCGCTGCGCCTCGGTGATCGATTTCGCCTGTTGACCGGCGGCAGCCGAACGGCATTGCCGCGACATCAGACATTGCGTGCCGCGATCGACTGGAGCTATCACCTGCTTGGTGGTCTCGAGGGGGTTTTGTTCCGAAGGCTCGCTCTGTTCTGCGGCAGTTTTTCTCTCGAGGCTGCGGAGTCTGTTTGTCAGGACGGTGAATTGCAATCCATCGACGTCCTCGACTGCGTCTGCCGGCTTGTCGATAAGTCGCTGCTCATCCTTGAACAAAGCGACGGCGCCGCTCGATACCGGATGCTTGAAACGATCCGCGAATACGCACTCGAAAGGTTGCGCGAATCCGATGAGGTGGCGGTCCTGCAATCGCAGTTCGTTCAGTTCTTCCTCGCGTTCGCCCGCCAGGCGGAACGCGAGCTCATGGGGCCTGCGCAAGCCGAGTGGCTCGGGCGGCTGGAGACCGAGATCGAGAACCTGCGCGCTGCGCTTTCCTGGAGCACTCAGGACGCCGAACTGGCCAGGGGCCAACTCGGGATGTCAGTTGCACTTTCGCGGTTCTGGATGGTTCGCGGCTACTGGGAGGAAGGTCTTTCCTGCCTCGGCCGTGTGATCACGGCTCCTGCCGTCGAATCGCTCGCAAACGAGAGATCCCGGGCTTTGAATGCATGCGGAAGTCTGGCGTGCCAACTGGGAAAATATCAGGAGGCCGGGCGGCACTATGAGCGAAGTCTGGCGATCCGCAGAGAGCACAACGACGAACGGGGCACTGCGGCGACGCTGAATAATCTTGGGCTGGTTCAGAAACACCAGGGCAATCTCGAAGGAGCACGTCCGCTGTTTGAGGAGGCTCTCAACCTCTTCCGCAAACTGGGCCATCAGGCCGCTGTAGCCGCGTGTCTCACGAACCTGGCGGCCGCCGATCTGTCGACCGGCCATTACGAAGCGGCCGGCCAGAACGCCCAGGAAGCGATGAGGATATTCCAGGCGGTCGGTGATCAACTCGGCATCGCCGCCTCGCTGACCGAGTTGGGTCACGTGGCTCTGGCGCAGCGCCGGCTGTCTGCCGCGCGATCCTGTTTTGAACGGAGCCTCTCGCTCTCGCACAGAGTAGGAGAGAAAGTCGGGATTGTCGATGCGCTGCAAAACCTTGGGCAATTGATGATAGTTGAGGGAGACTATGATGCCGCCCGTTCCTTCTACGCGGAAAGCATGGAAACAGCTCGCGAATTGGCGTCCGCCAGACATCTCAGCGCTGCCGACAAAGCGTTCGAAAGATTGCGTCAAGCGAAGGAGCCGGTTCCGGCAGGGAGGTAATGTGGCAATGATGGATCTGATGATGAACGAGCTTGATGAGCGGCGCCGGCACCGGCGGGTATTCTCGCTGATCCCCGAAGAGGACATGGTGCTCTTCAGTTCAAACGGCCACAGTCATTTTGTCGCAAAACTCCTCGACCTCAGCCGCGGCGGCGCCTTGATCTACTCGGCGGATCCGGCCGTCGCCGCCGAGGCCGGAGCGATATGCAAGTTATATTTCCAGAGCGGGGGCGCCATGTTTCATCTCGAAGGAAAGCTGATACGGCGTGACGTACAGGTGTTCGCTTTTCGATTCGTAAATGTTACACCGCTTGATCTGGCGGAGATACGCGGGAAACTGGCTCGAATGGAAATCCTGGCGGCGCGGTTATACGTGGGACGCTAATTTTTCTGCCTGGCCTTGCAGTCGATGCAGACGCGAGTCCAGGGCACCGCTTCCAGCCGCGCGGACGCGATCTCGTTCTCGCACTCCATGCAGATTCCGTAGACACCCTGGTCGATGCGGTGAATGGCTTCCTCAATGGCGCGGAGGACTTTCGAATCGGTTTGCTTCAATGCGAGACGAACGTGAAGGTCGCTTTCCTGGCTTGACTGATCGATCCAATCTCCGCTCTTGGAACCCGGTTCGGTCGCCGGCGTCCGGACCGGCGCGGCGGCCAACAGTTCATCCTTCTTTTTTTCCAGCAGGTCCCGGTACTTCTTTACGTCTGAACGCATATCTTCCTGCCACTCCTAGAACAGCCCGGCCGGGGCTTGAGTAAACAGGCCATTTTAACATAGTTCGCTTCATAACCCGCTCCGGCGGCTGATCTGCCGCCAGGCCCGGATTTTGCCGTCGACCACCTCATCCACCTTGAAACGAATAATCGCGGAAAACAATTCCTCGTCGCCCGCTTCTTCGAGTGCGTTCCGCACGGCGGCAAACAATTCTTCCTGCTGGCTTGCGGTCAGAGCAAAGTCGTAGGGAAGTAATTCGGTGCGGACATAAAGATCCATCGTCTCGTATCGGGCCAGCCGCTCCTCCCGGCTCTTTTCGCCCGGTTTCACCAGTTTTCTGAAGAAGCCCCTTCTGGACAGCGCCATGGGAAGATAATACACGCTATAATTCAGGGTTCATGACGACATTCGTTCAACAACTGGAAAACCATGTTCACGAGAAGCTTGCGATCCTGGACCTGCTCAAGGAAGCTGAAATCGGGCCCGTCGACCGCTCCGAAGTCATTCGCCGCCTGAAGATGGCATTGAAGAATGAGCTGGAGGCAAGCGAGATTGCCGCCGTCTGGATACCAACCACGCCCGAGATCGACGTCAAGCTGGCGCTGGCGCGGCAGGTTGGAGACGAGGCGAAACATTATCGATTTATCGAAGATCATCTCCGGCAGATGGGTGCCGATCTCAGCGCCTTCGACCCGGTGGCAGACGGCTACGGTCCCATGTTCCAGCTTCTGGCAGGCTTCGGTACGACCGTGGAACGCATCGGAGCGGCTCAGTTCACTCGAGAATCGCTGGCCCTGAAGAAAAACGAGCAGTTCATTGAGTTTTGCGAGGCGGCCGGCGACCACGAAACCG
Above is a window of Terriglobia bacterium DNA encoding:
- the proB gene encoding glutamate 5-kinase, which produces MRTRVADARRIVVKLGSNLFFNESGAIALGRIFSFIEDIAAARVAGRQIIVVSSGAVALGADALKIKSANASLAQKQALAAIGQSRLMNLYEQGFEKYELTAAQVLLTEEDFSSRQRYLNLRHTLTTLLDMGVIPIINENDTVSTTELELTDRSRSFGDNDKLSALVMSKLEATVLILLSDVDGLFTDNPRENPQAEFIPEVQEITPDIEALAGRKSTRGRGGMATKLEAARIAINSGGMAIIANGLKTGILGRVLNGEGEGTLFVGKAASLSEKRRWIAFASSVSGRIHINEGAMDAITRKNASLLYAGVTRIEKEFEHGDVVAIIGPGGQEIARGIVNYSSADASKLIGKHSDDIARLATSKNYDAFITRNNMAFLTDQR
- a CDS encoding ferritin-like domain-containing protein, yielding MTTFVQQLENHVHEKLAILDLLKEAEIGPVDRSEVIRRLKMALKNELEASEIAAVWIPTTPEIDVKLALARQVGDEAKHYRFIEDHLRQMGADLSAFDPVADGYGPMFQLLAGFGTTVERIGAAQFTRESLALKKNEQFIEFCEAAGDHETARLYREQIQPDEEWHVQLGRSVLERYATTPELQAKAAKAVEAVLDLAQRIQHKQLTELKVSHAPGC
- a CDS encoding tetratricopeptide repeat protein, with amino-acid sequence MLDRTFLFTDIEGSTTLWERFPERMRSALARHDSILRDVIERHDGSVFKTVGDSFCAVFPSALEAVTASADAQRALAEEIWEGIDDPIRVRMAVHAGPAESRDGDFFGQTLNRVARMLAAAHGGQIVLSKAAKESLAGLMPPGASLVDLGEHRLRDLIRSERIFQYNEPGLDDDFPLLRSLTAFSHNLPEQLTSLIGREMELAEVKHLLSGTRLLTLTGSGGCGKTRLALQAAADVVDRFTNGVWFVDMATVVDPSLIAATVAASLRLREQSGHTMLETLIAFLREKRFLLILDNCEQIVSACAEFADRLLRVCPDLHILATSREGLGTAGETTWRVPSLGIPSGQDLRSFEKIAESPSVRLFADRAACAVPDFKLTSKNAPAIVKVCQRLDGIPLAIELAAARVKTISPEEIALRLGDRFRLLTGGSRTALPRHQTLRAAIDWSYHLLGGLEGVLFRRLALFCGSFSLEAAESVCQDGELQSIDVLDCVCRLVDKSLLILEQSDGAARYRMLETIREYALERLRESDEVAVLQSQFVQFFLAFARQAERELMGPAQAEWLGRLETEIENLRAALSWSTQDAELARGQLGMSVALSRFWMVRGYWEEGLSCLGRVITAPAVESLANERSRALNACGSLACQLGKYQEAGRHYERSLAIRREHNDERGTAATLNNLGLVQKHQGNLEGARPLFEEALNLFRKLGHQAAVAACLTNLAAADLSTGHYEAAGQNAQEAMRIFQAVGDQLGIAASLTELGHVALAQRRLSAARSCFERSLSLSHRVGEKVGIVDALQNLGQLMIVEGDYDAARSFYAESMETARELASARHLSAADKAFERLRQAKEPVPAGR
- the thiO gene encoding glycine oxidase ThiO; the protein is MQDVVVIGGGVIGLTIARELAGRKSVLLLDRSATGQGTSRAAAGMLTPLSEADDQGPFFQLSCKSHALYDGFVRDLEDETKLDCGYAKDGLLALASTEEDAAALRCRCEWQKKAGFEVDLIDSAAVYKLEPLVTAPIAAALFLPGDRSVTPRLLVRALRESCLRRGVEIRQGVKVDEIRPHAVRAGGSTFEASAVVIASGVWSSELKGLNPPIPVFPRKGQILSLGMPAEAFRRMIRWGNTYFVPRPTGELVVGATNEDAGFDTSNTAAGLGRLLNEAQQISSHTGQYAILETWSGLRPATPDSLPILGPSSIPGVFYATGHYRNGVLLAPITAAVIKDLIDNGKTAVPIEPFSPCRFEYADGAHHR
- a CDS encoding glycoside hydrolase family 88 protein codes for the protein MNWTWNVRILTAAFALFTASAAFGADRWTIGLTSNDERIEAIVISGPSPSAPTVLLLSGLQGKETGVDIVTREAEAFDAIPQARRPFRLIALPLANPEGRPLQFPPTGNAYKENADSHVIWRWIGIHAPDLVIIEGSSDSGLADALSQNAVAFVGRIPAQLVMPRAGLLKTIPDKLAPSEAHLEIDRRRSRSPQVFAAELAKVYGRDFNQPTYIQAMALIGRLRLGQTADVAALAEPYLSGSKDSFAAPSQSSLAAHMFFFELAKRTRDERAAKLVTRAANSGFTETGGLKEFMPLNGGWSDSVFMDIPILAKAGALTGERKYFDMAARHLRYMQKIVLRPDGLYRHQASTDAAWGRGNGFPALGLALTLSDFPKDHPDYSWMVKTFQDHMKALSRFQDENGMWREVVDYPGAYPEYSGTAMIATAMLRGIRNGWLDPKVYQPLVDNAWQAILARTASDGRVLDVAESTGTRGLTFKDYLRRAAILDRDARAGAFAMIFATELAGLQ
- a CDS encoding glutamate-5-semialdehyde dehydrogenase; the protein is MNEIRQLAEKARKAFLKLSTGVDRTTILREIAAALRAESAGIFDANKKDLDAAKAKNIAEPLYKRLVFDEAKLRGVIQGIEQIAGMDDPVGRVIEETELDEGLILKKVQAPIGVLAMIYESRPDAGPQIASLAIRSGNAVLLKGGREAVHTNAAIGATIRGVLAKHGVEDAVQLLATRDEVAELLKMDDLINLVIPRGSNEMVRSIQQSTKIPVLGHADGICHVYIDEFADPEKAIRIAVDSKAQYPAVCNAAETLIVHSQFAGREKVLQALRSAGVELRDSGYGSEYLDLIMNVKVVDSLDDAINHIHKYGSAHTETIVTENAENARRFLNEVDSAGVYWNASTRFADGFRYGFGAEVGVSTNKTHARGPVGVEGLLIYKYQLIGDGHIVATYSGANARPFLHRKRMRFN
- a CDS encoding TlpA disulfide reductase family protein; the encoded protein is MNQLAVGSKAPDFELKDADGRPHKLFDALAKGPVALVIYKAECPTCQYTFPHIQKIFEKTKRNTGFTFWAISEDDAAETRQFVKQYGLTFDVLIDEYPYPVSAAFGMEYVPGIFLIQPDGQISVSEFGFTKAGLNKIAGTEFFTANDGIPAVRPG
- a CDS encoding PilZ domain-containing protein, which codes for MMDLMMNELDERRRHRRVFSLIPEEDMVLFSSNGHSHFVAKLLDLSRGGALIYSADPAVAAEAGAICKLYFQSGGAMFHLEGKLIRRDVQVFAFRFVNVTPLDLAEIRGKLARMEILAARLYVGR
- a CDS encoding TraR/DksA family transcriptional regulator translates to MRSDVKKYRDLLEKKKDELLAAAPVRTPATEPGSKSGDWIDQSSQESDLHVRLALKQTDSKVLRAIEEAIHRIDQGVYGICMECENEIASARLEAVPWTRVCIDCKARQKN
- a CDS encoding transglutaminase-like domain-containing protein translates to MSVRSRKTFQQLVTLPDAAVPLAEAALIVACEEYPQLELSPYLDMLDQIAETARNKISSTEAPAVTVEKINSVLFGSFGFHGNVDDYYDPRNSFFNDVLDRRLGIPITLSAVYIEVSRRLNFPIAGVGMPGHFLVKYFDPREEFFIDPYSQGQILTRDDCRERLYKQFGDALEFSDRLLARVTSRQILWRMLNNLKDIYLKGHAIDKCLSMVDMMLMVDSEDLVQFRDRGLLRLQLRQFEGAGRDLEHYLQHSPQAQDREEIENRVKELKRIRALMN